In one Candidatus Dormiibacterota bacterium genomic region, the following are encoded:
- the trpB gene encoding tryptophan synthase subunit beta, with protein MQPDSRGYFGAFGGRFVPEVLVGALEALEQALALAVADPSFWSEYHAILRDFVGRPSALYRAERYAQDRSDVPFIVKREDTNHTGAHKINNTVGQALLARRMGKKRLIAETGAGQHGVATATVGAKLGFPVDVYMGALDIERQALNVYIMKLLGATVHPVTGGTQTLKDATNEAFRVWASEVDETFYVIGSVVGAHPYPYMVREFQRVIGDETRAQCLERFGRLPSDVIACVGGGSNAIGMFAAFLDDPSVRLWGVEAAGEGIASGRTAAALGAGSVGILHGSRSYLLQSERGQVQDTHSISAGLDYPGVGPEHAFLKDSGRATYVPITDDEALEAFHGFARSEGIIPALESAHALAFARKLAAERGSDDLIVVNLSGRGDKDIAQVRAHERAAG; from the coding sequence ATGCAACCTGATTCACGCGGTTACTTTGGTGCTTTCGGCGGACGCTTCGTTCCGGAAGTGTTGGTTGGAGCGCTGGAGGCATTGGAGCAGGCGCTCGCCCTGGCGGTTGCGGACCCGTCTTTTTGGAGCGAATATCACGCCATCTTGCGCGATTTCGTCGGCCGCCCGTCGGCGTTATACCGCGCGGAGCGATACGCGCAGGATCGCTCGGACGTTCCGTTTATCGTCAAGCGAGAAGACACCAATCATACCGGCGCCCACAAGATCAATAATACCGTCGGCCAAGCGCTGCTCGCGCGCCGTATGGGAAAGAAGCGGCTAATCGCCGAGACGGGCGCCGGGCAACACGGCGTAGCCACCGCTACGGTCGGCGCGAAGCTCGGGTTTCCGGTTGACGTCTACATGGGCGCGCTCGATATCGAACGTCAGGCGCTCAACGTCTACATCATGAAACTCTTGGGTGCGACCGTGCATCCGGTGACGGGCGGCACGCAGACCCTCAAAGACGCGACCAACGAAGCCTTTCGCGTTTGGGCGTCGGAGGTGGACGAGACGTTCTACGTCATCGGTAGCGTCGTGGGCGCGCACCCGTATCCGTACATGGTTCGCGAATTCCAACGGGTGATCGGCGACGAAACGCGCGCTCAGTGTTTGGAGCGGTTCGGCCGCTTACCGAGCGACGTGATCGCGTGCGTGGGCGGCGGCAGTAACGCGATCGGCATGTTCGCCGCGTTCCTGGACGACCCGAGCGTTCGGCTCTGGGGTGTCGAAGCCGCCGGCGAGGGGATCGCGTCGGGCCGGACGGCGGCCGCGCTCGGCGCCGGTAGCGTCGGTATCTTGCACGGGTCGCGATCGTATCTGTTGCAGTCCGAGCGCGGACAAGTACAAGATACGCATTCGATCAGCGCCGGGCTGGATTATCCCGGCGTCGGTCCCGAGCACGCATTTCTCAAAGATTCGGGGCGGGCTACCTACGTGCCGATTACCGACGATGAAGCGCTTGAAGCGTTCCACGGGTTCGCTCGGAGCGAAGGCATCATTCCCGCTTTGGAGAGCGCGCACGCGTTGGCGTTCGCACGCAAGCTTGCCGCCGAGCGCGGGAGCGACGATTTAATCGTCGTCAATCTCAGCGGCCGCGGCGATAAGGACATCGCCCAGGTTCGCGCGCACGAACGGGCGGCAGGTTGA
- the trpA gene encoding tryptophan synthase subunit alpha, which yields MLGEIFDRARREGRSALIPYVMAGDPDMATCERVLHALARAGADAIELGVPYGDPLADGPTIAAAGQRALAHDIGIAEVLALVRRYRDAGGVPIVLFTYFNPVYQYGIERFARDLAQAGGSGAIVPDIALEESAELAGLLAQHGMDMPLLVAPSTTRERARIIVAQATGFVYVVSRMGVTGANTAPNFDPLRSQLAMLRSLTATPLAVGFGVSNPDHVREVGPLADGIIVGSALIDAYRGVDGEEAEERAGRFIASLRAASVR from the coding sequence ATGTTGGGAGAGATCTTCGATCGAGCGCGCCGGGAAGGCCGTTCGGCGCTTATTCCGTACGTCATGGCCGGCGATCCGGATATGGCAACGTGCGAGCGCGTGCTTCACGCGTTGGCGCGAGCCGGTGCGGACGCCATCGAACTGGGCGTTCCGTACGGAGACCCGCTCGCCGACGGGCCGACCATCGCGGCTGCCGGCCAACGCGCGCTCGCGCACGATATCGGCATCGCGGAGGTGCTCGCGCTGGTGCGCAGATACCGGGATGCGGGCGGCGTGCCGATCGTGCTGTTTACGTACTTTAACCCCGTCTACCAATACGGCATCGAACGCTTCGCTCGCGATCTCGCGCAGGCCGGCGGGAGCGGCGCGATCGTTCCCGACATCGCGCTGGAGGAATCGGCCGAATTGGCAGGCTTGCTCGCGCAGCACGGAATGGACATGCCGTTGCTGGTCGCGCCTTCAACCACACGCGAGCGCGCGCGAATCATCGTGGCCCAAGCCACCGGATTCGTGTACGTGGTATCGCGCATGGGCGTTACCGGCGCCAATACGGCCCCCAACTTCGACCCGTTGCGGTCGCAACTGGCGATGTTGCGCAGCCTTACCGCCACGCCGCTGGCGGTGGGTTTCGGCGTCAGCAACCCCGACCACGTGCGCGAGGTCGGCCCGCTAGCCGACGGCATTATCGTCGGGAGCGCGCTGATCGACGCGTATCGCGGCGTCGACGGAGAAGAAGCGGAGGAGCGGGCGGGACGTTTCATCGCGTCCTTGAGGGCCGCATCGGTTCGATAG
- the lhgO gene encoding L-2-hydroxyglutarate oxidase, whose translation MTYDIAIVGGGIVGLATGRELLLRHPHLKLVVLEKEEILAKHQTGHNSGVIHSGIYYKPGSLKAKLCVEGRRSLWEYCDAKAIPWKGVGKLIVATEERELPLLDDLYQRGIENGIENLEIVDVKGISEREPHCRGIKAIFSPVTGIVDYGVVARSYGDDIKAAGGEIYTGCEVKGISRKGGVAVLDTNQGDYQAKYVITCGGLQSDRLARMTGGGSDPKIVPFRGDYLILKPDKRDLVKGNIYPVPDPSFPFLGVHFTPRMNGDIWLGPNAVLAFAREGYTFTTINPGDLLETLTYPGFIKLASKYFSTGMGEMYRDLLRGAYVKALQRYIPDLKVEDTLPGPSGVRAQAMMADGTQVDDFVFEGDEGVVHVRNAPSPAATSSLAIGRFISDDADKRFGLGTIPASV comes from the coding sequence ATGACGTACGATATTGCGATCGTCGGCGGTGGCATCGTCGGCCTAGCGACCGGGCGCGAGCTCCTTTTGCGCCACCCCCATCTCAAGCTGGTGGTGCTCGAGAAAGAAGAGATTCTCGCCAAGCATCAGACCGGGCACAACAGCGGCGTGATCCATTCCGGCATTTACTACAAGCCGGGGTCCCTGAAAGCCAAGCTCTGCGTCGAAGGTCGCCGCTCGCTCTGGGAGTACTGCGATGCCAAGGCGATCCCGTGGAAGGGCGTGGGCAAGCTCATCGTCGCCACCGAAGAGCGCGAGCTCCCGCTGCTCGACGACCTCTATCAGCGCGGCATCGAAAACGGCATCGAGAATCTTGAGATCGTCGACGTGAAGGGCATCAGCGAACGCGAGCCGCATTGCCGCGGCATCAAAGCGATCTTCTCGCCGGTGACGGGCATCGTCGACTACGGCGTGGTCGCGCGGAGCTACGGTGACGACATCAAGGCCGCCGGGGGCGAAATCTACACCGGCTGCGAGGTGAAAGGCATTTCGCGCAAAGGCGGCGTGGCCGTCCTCGATACGAACCAAGGCGATTACCAAGCGAAGTACGTCATCACGTGCGGCGGCTTGCAATCGGATCGGCTCGCGCGCATGACCGGCGGCGGCAGCGATCCGAAGATCGTTCCGTTCCGCGGAGACTACCTGATCCTCAAACCCGATAAGCGCGATCTCGTGAAGGGCAACATTTATCCGGTGCCCGATCCGAGCTTCCCGTTCTTAGGCGTCCATTTTACGCCGCGCATGAACGGCGATATCTGGCTCGGGCCCAACGCCGTCCTCGCGTTCGCGCGCGAAGGCTACACGTTCACCACGATCAACCCGGGCGATCTGCTCGAGACGCTGACCTACCCCGGCTTCATCAAGCTCGCATCGAAGTATTTCTCGACCGGCATGGGCGAGATGTACCGCGACTTGCTGCGCGGCGCATACGTGAAAGCACTGCAACGCTACATTCCCGACTTGAAGGTTGAAGATACGCTCCCGGGCCCCTCGGGCGTCCGAGCGCAAGCCATGATGGCCGACGGCACGCAGGTCGACGACTTCGTTTTCGAGGGCGACGAAGGCGTCGTGCACGTGCGTAACGCCCCTTCGCCGGCGGCAACGTCGTCGCTCGCGATCGGCCGGTTCATCAGCGACGATGCCGACAAGCGCTTCGGATTGGGAACCATACCGGCATCCGTCTAA
- a CDS encoding phosphoribosylanthranilate isomerase, translating to MHARVKFCGMTGVDDVVLAGRSGASHFGMIFAPSERLIAWSAAEAIARELSAESPIPVAVFVDPSRDEVGRVLELFPQALLQFSGNESPSWIAPYARRAVKVIHVGAQDATGSLRERCNRYEEATVMFDTGSTGLAGGSGTPFAWEIVEPIARERPVWIAGGLRAQNVAACITAIHPFGVDARSGIETDGRKDFDKMRAFITAVRDSDAT from the coding sequence ATGCACGCGCGCGTAAAGTTCTGCGGTATGACCGGCGTGGATGACGTGGTGTTAGCCGGGCGCAGCGGCGCCTCGCACTTCGGCATGATCTTCGCGCCGTCGGAGCGATTGATTGCATGGAGCGCCGCGGAGGCAATCGCTCGCGAGCTTTCGGCCGAGTCGCCGATTCCGGTAGCGGTCTTTGTGGACCCGAGCCGGGACGAGGTGGGTCGCGTCCTCGAGTTGTTCCCGCAAGCGCTGCTGCAATTCTCGGGAAACGAGAGCCCGAGCTGGATCGCACCGTACGCGCGGCGTGCGGTAAAGGTTATCCACGTCGGCGCGCAGGACGCCACCGGTTCGCTGCGCGAGCGTTGCAACCGATACGAAGAAGCGACCGTTATGTTCGATACGGGGAGCACGGGGCTCGCCGGCGGCAGCGGTACGCCCTTTGCGTGGGAGATCGTGGAGCCGATCGCGCGGGAGCGGCCGGTGTGGATTGCCGGCGGGTTGCGTGCGCAAAACGTCGCCGCCTGTATTACAGCGATTCATCCTTTCGGTGTCGACGCGCGCAGCGGCATCGAAACGGATGGGCGTAAGGATTTCGATAAAATGCGCGCATTCATCACGGCCGTACGGGATAGCGATGCAACCTGA